The Lycium barbarum isolate Lr01 chromosome 9, ASM1917538v2, whole genome shotgun sequence genome has a segment encoding these proteins:
- the LOC132611918 gene encoding uncharacterized protein LOC132611918: MHFCNKSFAVLLEKYGVDHRVATPYHPQTSGQVEVSKGEIKSILAKTVNVNRTYWARKLDNALRAYRKAFKMPIGTSPYRLVFGKACHLPVELEHKALWSGPFEVVSVSPNGSMELKSMDGTRTFRVNGQRVKYYHLFIDGDRIVDKHWLKHGYTPNPE, translated from the exons ATGCACTTCTGTAACAAGTCATTTGCGGTACTGCTTGAAAAGTATGGTGTTGATCATCGGGTGGCCACTCCATATCACCCTCAAACTAGTGGTCAGGTGGAAGTCTCCAAGGgggagataaagagcatcttgGCCAAGACAGTCAATGTAAACAGAACCTACTGGGCTCGAAAACTTGATAATGCTCTTAGGGCGTACAGAAAAGCATTTAAAATGCCTATAGGGACTTCTCCTTATAGGCTGGTTTTTGGCAAGGCGTGCCATCTGCCGGTAGAACTTGAGCACAAGGCCTT ATGGTCCGGACCTTTCGAAGTGGTGAGTGTTTCACCCAATGGCTCAATGGAATTGAAGTCCATGGATGGGACTCGAACATTTAGGGTGAATGGCCAGAGGGTGAAGTACTACCATTTGTTCATTGATGGTGACCGCATTGTGGACAAACACTGGTTGAAGCATGGTTACACTCCCAATCCTGAATAG